CTCGCGGTATTACTATTTCTCTCTCACACTCTGAGTATGAGACTCCAAAGCGACACTATGCGCACATCGATGCGCCAGGTCACGCGGACTACATCAAGAACATGATTACTGGTGCTGCTCAGATGGACGGCGCAGTACTTGTAGTAGCTGCTACAGACGGTGCGATGCCACAGACACGTGAGCACGTACTTCTTGCAAAGCAGGTGGGTGTACCAAAGATCATCGTGTTCCTCAACAAGTGCGACATGGTGGATGATGAAGAAATGCTTATGCTCGTTGAAGAAGAACTTCGTGAACTTCTCACTGCCAATGGATACGATGGTGAAAATGCACCGATCATCCATGGTTCAGGGCTCAAGGCACTTGAGGATGCAACATCTGAGTGGGGCAAGAAGGTGCTCGACCTTGCTAACGCAATGGACGACTACTTCCCAACACCAGAACGTGATCTCGACAAGCCATTCCTGATGCCAATCGAAGACATCTTCTCAATTGAAGGTCGCGGTACAGTAGTAACTGGTCGTGTAGAGCGTGGTGCAGTTAAGGTGGGTGAAGAAGTAGAGATTGTTGGTATCAAGGATACTACCGTCACTACAGTGACTGGTGTTGAAATGTTCAACAAGCAGCTCGACCGTGCTCAGGCTGGTGACAACGCTGGTATTCTTCTCCGTGGTACTAAGAAGGAGGACGTACACCGAGGTCAGGTACTCGCTGCGAAGGGTTCTGTAACCCCACACACTGAGTTCGAGGCTGAAGTATACGTACTTTCAAAGGATGAAGGTGGTCGTCACACACCATTCTTCTCAGGATACAAGCCACAGTTCTACGTACGTACAACAGACGTAACTGGTGACGTAACACTCGCAGAAGGTACC
The nucleotide sequence above comes from Candidatus Nomurabacteria bacterium. Encoded proteins:
- the tuf gene encoding elongation factor Tu, yielding MADFDRSKPHINVGTIGHVDHGKTTLTAAILTVLKAHEGEGYGANVKAVEDIDKAPEEKARGITISLSHSEYETPKRHYAHIDAPGHADYIKNMITGAAQMDGAVLVVAATDGAMPQTREHVLLAKQVGVPKIIVFLNKCDMVDDEEMLMLVEEELRELLTANGYDGENAPIIHGSGLKALEDATSEWGKKVLDLANAMDDYFPTPERDLDKPFLMPIEDIFSIEGRGTVVTGRVERGAVKVGEEVEIVGIKDTTVTTVTGVEMFNKQLDRAQAGDNAGILLRGTKKEDVHRGQVLAAKGSVTPHTEFEAEVYVLSKDEGGRHTPFFSGYKPQFYVRTTDVTGDVTLAEGTEMVMPGDTATFKVKLVSAVALEEQQNFAIREGGKTVGAGVVTKIIA